GGCTGCTCAGCAGGTAATTACGGTGAGCTGAACATCAACCCTTATTGTGGCGATGATCCTGCGGCAGTGGCAAAAAATCGCGAGCTACTAGCACAAGAATTGCCCATTCCATCGGTCTCAAGTATCCTCCTACCCCATCAGGTTCATGGAAAAAGTATCATTGATATTGATGAGGACTTTCTGGAAAAGCGATTCACCGCTCAGGATTTTGACGGCTTTGACGGCATAATAACAAATCAGGCCGGTGTGTGCATCGGTGTCTCTACAGCCGACTGCATCCCCGTCATCCTCTACGATGCCGTTCATCATTGCGCTGCAGCGATACATGCTGGATGGCGAGGCACAGTCCAGCGCATAGTACAAGAGGCAGCCTTGCACATACATTCTCGTTACCATACTGACTATGGGCAACTGCTAGCCGTTATCGGTCCTGGTATCTCGCTAAAGAACTTTGAGGTGGGGCAAGAGGTCTATGACCGTTTTGAAGAAGAGCATTTTCCCATGGACAAGATTGCCGACACAACAAGTTGGCCAAAGCCACATATTGACCTGAAGACGTGCAACCGGCTACAGCTTACCGACCTAGGAGTTCCAGACCAGAATATCTTCGACTGCGGCATCTGCACCTTCGATGAAACCGACCGTTTTTTCTCTGCCCGACGCTTAGGCATCAACTCGGGTCGCATCTATACAGGAATAGTAATTCATAGTTAATGCTGTGAGATAAATTAAAAACCTAACGATGAGTCACAAATATATCATACTAAGTTTTTTCACACTTCTGACACTGCAAAGTTGTTCGCAAAACACCTACCAGTTCAAGCCACAGGACTACCCCTTCCCCATTCCTGAAGAGGAGCCTTACGCAACGATGCAAGACAGTGCCGAACAGCAGGCTGCTGAGACTCGACGTATGACAGGTGACCCATTCCTTGGCGGAACGACCCTCACAGTTGATTTGAGTGCAATACCTGACGGAAAGTGGTGTTATCCGCTGCCAGGCGCGAAGGTGATAAGCAACTACGGTACGCGTGGTCGTCGCAGACACAGCGGAGTGGACCTAAAGACTCGTTCTAACGACAAGATATACGCAGCTATGGACGGCATAGTAACTATGTCAAAACCTTTCGCCGGCTATGGCAACTGCATAATTCTGCGTCACCCCAACGGCCTTGAGACGCTCTACAGCCACAACTCAAAGAACCTCGTTGTTGAAGGACAACGTGTCACAGCCGGAAAAGTCATAGCACTGACAGGCCGCACAGGCCGTGCCACAACCGAGCACCTACACTTTGAGCTAAGAGTGGCAGGCAAGCATTACAACCCGCAATTACTGTTCGACCACAATACAAAACGCATTAAACACCACAAATTGACATTCAAAAAAGGCGGTGGAGTGACCACAAAGTAACTTTTTTACAATTTTATAAAAAATAAATATACTGATATAGACCCTATATCAGTTTTTTTAGTTATTTTTGCACCCACTAAAAGTATACTTTCTAATTTATGTTTTTTTATGCAGAAAAGAATTTTCTTTCTGGTTGCCATGTTGTTAACCTTTACGCTAACGACAATGGCACAAATTACTACTTCAAGTATGGCAGGTAAAGTGACCATCGAGGGTACATCCGAGGAGGTCATTGGTGCCACGGTGCAGGCAGTACACGAGCCTTCAGGCACACGCTATGCCGCAGTAACTAACGCTTCCGGACGCTTCACCATCCAAGGTATGCGTACGGGTGGTCCTTACGAGGTGACCGTTACCTACATTGGCTTCCAGCCAAAGAAGTTCAAGAACGTCACGCTTCAACTCGGTGAAACCTACAACCTCAACGTATGGATGGCAGAGAACGCCACTGAACTGACAGAGGTTGTGGTAAGCGGACGCGCCACAAAGTTCACGACAGAAAAAACTGGTGCATCAACTAACATCTCAAGCGCACAAATCACCGCTATTCCTATGGTGAACCGTTCACTGACCGACGTAACACGCCTCTCTCCTTATGCAGGTGACGGTATGAGTCTGGCAGGTGCTAACGGTAAGATGACAAACTTCACTGTCGATGGTGCCAACTTCAACAACAACTTCGGCCTCAGCGACAAGCTGCCCGGTGGTGGTAACCCTATCTCTCTCGATGCTATTGAGGAAATCCAGGTTGTTATCTCGCCATACGACGTGCGCCAGACAAACTTCATTGGTGGTGGCATCAACGCTATCACAAAGTCTGGTACTAACACATTCAAAGGTACAGCTTATGTTTATCACCGCAATGAGAACATGCGTGGTGACGCTGTAGAGCGTGAGCAGATACCCGGATCCCGCGAGAAAGACCAAAAGACAACATACGGATTCACTCTTGGTGGTCCAATCATAAAGAACAAGCTGTTCTTCTTCGCTAACTATGAAGAGTCAACCATTCCTACAGTGACCACACGCTGGCGTGGTTCTGAAGATGGAGTGGCCGATCCAGACA
This region of Prevotella sp. E13-27 genomic DNA includes:
- a CDS encoding M23 family metallopeptidase; the encoded protein is MSHKYIILSFFTLLTLQSCSQNTYQFKPQDYPFPIPEEEPYATMQDSAEQQAAETRRMTGDPFLGGTTLTVDLSAIPDGKWCYPLPGAKVISNYGTRGRRRHSGVDLKTRSNDKIYAAMDGIVTMSKPFAGYGNCIILRHPNGLETLYSHNSKNLVVEGQRVTAGKVIALTGRTGRATTEHLHFELRVAGKHYNPQLLFDHNTKRIKHHKLTFKKGGGVTTK
- the pgeF gene encoding peptidoglycan editing factor PgeF, encoding MRIPQLKYYDLGEHVTAFSTTRHGGCSAGNYGELNINPYCGDDPAAVAKNRELLAQELPIPSVSSILLPHQVHGKSIIDIDEDFLEKRFTAQDFDGFDGIITNQAGVCIGVSTADCIPVILYDAVHHCAAAIHAGWRGTVQRIVQEAALHIHSRYHTDYGQLLAVIGPGISLKNFEVGQEVYDRFEEEHFPMDKIADTTSWPKPHIDLKTCNRLQLTDLGVPDQNIFDCGICTFDETDRFFSARRLGINSGRIYTGIVIHS